The following proteins are encoded in a genomic region of Triticum dicoccoides isolate Atlit2015 ecotype Zavitan chromosome 1B, WEW_v2.0, whole genome shotgun sequence:
- the LOC119348871 gene encoding uncharacterized protein LOC119348871 yields MEEQSTTPYRLLLLFAPMALCLSNPPPSSKIALKAPVPPLPNRSFLFPPPRLPALQVALLRGPPPGRVQSSSAPSAPPTDGFPTPPSSREEAVAQARSCLATALRKPLNNSLPARKLKKQQRQPRFRAEIPVVDDSPGSLARLAFDVFSGLGVSRKGSPARLLLVWPSAEDLAVAVREFKNWGDTSALAHAQLDSVAPDALSACDAAVFLSPGRSQVEKLRAAVNALDPRPAVLFNPGWSYEVEEEGFGGIAKGFVGSFNVVYSFMGLEVKGLLSKKKGVLLRCVEGGRFGGESWVLMMEGEEKEPELKVVSRMKRRPTVGEVENMMYNLMAANSPVTKSARFLRELVSNVTGRKGKQ; encoded by the coding sequence ATGGAGGAGCAGAGCACCACACCTTATCGTCTTCTTCTCTTGTTCGCGCCAATGGCGCTCTGCCTCTCgaaccctcctccctcctccaagaTCGCACTCAAAGCTCCAGTACCGCCACTCCCGAACCGCTCGTTTCTCTTCCCGCCACCGCGCCTGCCTGCTCTCCAAGTTGCCCTCCTCCGCGGTCCGCCGCCGGGGCGCGTCCAGTCGTCGTCGGCACCGTCGGCCCCGCCGACGGACGGCTTCCCGACGCCACCATCGTCGAGGGAGGAGGCGGTCGCGCAGGCCAGGTCGTGCCTGGCCACGGCGCTGCGCAAGCCGCTCAACAACTCGCTCCCGGCGCGGAAGCTCAAGAAGCAGCAGCGGCAGCCCCGGTTCCGCGCCGAGATCCCCGTGGTCGACGACTCGCCGGGCTCCCTCGCGCGCCTCGCCTTCGACGTCTTCTCGGGCCTCGGCGTGTCCCGGAAGGGCTCGCCGGCGAGGCTGCTCCTCGTGTGGCCCTCCGCGGAGGACCTGGCGGTGGCCGTGCGCGAGTTCAAGAACTGGGGGGACACGTCGGCGCTGGCGCACGCGCAGCTGGACTCGGTGGCGCCGGACGCGCTGAGCGCCTGCGACGCCGCCGTGTTCCTGTCGCCGGGCCGGTCGCAGGTGGAGAAGCTGCGCGCGGCCGTCAACGCGCTGGACCCCAGGCCGGCGGTGCTGTTCAACCCAGGGTGGAGctacgaggtggaggaggaggggtTCGGCGGCATCGCCAAGGGCTTCGTGGGCTCCTTCAACGTGGTGTACTCCTTTATGGGGCTGGAGGTGAAGGGGCTGCTGAGCAAGAAAAAGGGGGTGCTGCTCCGGTGCGTGGAGGGCGGCAGGTTCGGCGGGGAGAGCTGGGTGCTCATGATGGAGGGCGAGGAGAAGGAGCCGGAGCTGAAGGTGGTGTCGCGGATGAAGCGGCGGCCGACGGTCGGCGAGGTGGAGAACATGATGTACAACCTCATGGCCGCCAACTCGCCGGTGACCAAGTCCGCCAGGTTCCTCAGGGAGCTCGTGTCCAACGTGACGGGAAGGAAGGGGAAGCAGTGA
- the LOC119348872 gene encoding uncharacterized protein LOC119348872 encodes MGLFSWWRGSRRGSPEQAPSQQPAKGAGGAQAQVAVPGTHGAVEVLRQRQRQPDATVFEFGSAAESGTAVTLAGYCPVSDELEPCRWELVPATGEGAPQFRIVF; translated from the coding sequence ATGGGGCTCTTCTCGTGGTGGAGGGGCTCCCGCCGCGGCTCGCCGGAGCAGGCCCCGAGCCAGCAGCCGGCGAAGGGAGCGGGAGGCGCGCAGGCCCAGGTGGCCGTCCCCGGCACCCACGGGGCGGTGGAGGTgctgcggcagcggcagcggcagccggACGCGACGGTCTTCGAGTTCGGGTCGGCGGCGGAGTCGGGTACCGCCGTCACGCTCGCTGGCTACTGCCCCGTCTCCGACGAGCTCGAGCCGTGCCGCTGGGAGTTGGTGCCCGCCACCGGCGAGGGCGCCCCGCAGTTCCGCATCGTGTTCTGA
- the LOC119348873 gene encoding 22.3 kDa class VI heat shock protein-like gives MPRRAIEVRADGAAPKWCMSLLENTFTAFLKSPGADADAKAVFAEGSLFSPYLFGKFFDPADAFPMWEFESDVLLAALRRGARTTVDWAENDCEYCLRADISGGRKCDVEVSGDGAKVVDVSGLWRAPPADGRDWRAGRWWEHGFVRRVELPEDADGGRVEAYFDDGAGSLEIKVPKRSSDAHQQA, from the exons ATGCCGCGGCGAGCGATCGAGGTCCGGGCCGACGGCGCGGCGCCCAAGTGGTGCATGTCGCTGCTGGAGAACACCTTCACGGCGTTCCTCAAGTCCCccggcgccgacgccgacgccaAGGCCGTGTTCGCCGAGGGGTCCCTGTTCAGCCCCTACCTCTTCGGCAAGTTCTTCGACCCGGCCGACGCGTTCCCCATGTGGGAGTTCGAGTCGGACGTGCTGCTCGCCGCGCTCCGCCGCGGCGCCAGGACcaccgtcgactgggccgagaacgACTGCGAGTACTGCCTCAGAGCCGACATATCAG GTGGAAGAAAGTGCGACGTGGAGGTAAGCGGCGACGGCGCAAAGGTGGTGGACGTGAGCGGGCTATGGCGGGCGCCGCCGGCGGACGGCCGGGACTGGCGCGCCGGCCGGTGGTGGGAGCACGGCTTCGTGCGGCGCGTGGAGCTGCCGGAGGACGCCGACGGGGGCAGGGTGGAGGCCTACTTCGACGACGGTGCTGGGTCGCTGGAGATCAAGGTCCCCAAGAGGAGCAGCGACGCGCACCAACAAGCCTGA